The Peromyscus maniculatus bairdii isolate BWxNUB_F1_BW_parent chromosome 6, HU_Pman_BW_mat_3.1, whole genome shotgun sequence genome has a segment encoding these proteins:
- the LOC102916620 gene encoding uncharacterized protein LOC102916620 isoform X2, giving the protein MVTEELLFPEQEEWPAMTAVTYDDVHIDFTWEEWILLDPSQKNLYKNVMLETYRNLTAIGYSWEDYNIEEHCQSSGGHARFKKCHTGKKPCEFSQCAKAFSYHSHLRKHENIYTGEKPHDCIQYGEAVAHNSILQILKGTCAGMKTNESNQYGKAFTSHGHHQIHKRTHNGEKTYECNQCGKAFKYASNLRVHKIAHSGEKPYKCNQCDKAFSQHSNLQIHGRTHSGEKAYKCNQCTTDFGCASNLQIYERTHTGKKPYKCNQCDKAYSELKTLRIHKRIHSGEKPYKCNQCDKAFSQHRYLRIHKRTHSGEKPYKCSQCDKAFYQHSHLQRHERTHTGEKPYKCNQCGKAFSQYSNLQMHERTHTGEKPYKCKQCDKDFACANNLQIHERTHTGEKPYKCNQCDKAFAYASNLRVHERAHTGEKPYKCNQCDKAFSRHNHLQKHERTHTGEKPYK; this is encoded by the exons ACTGCAGTGACCTATGATGATGTGCATATCGACTTCACTTGGGAGGAGTGGATTTTGCTGGATCCTTCTCAGAAGAATCTCTACAAaaatgtgatgctggagacctacAGGAACCTCACTGCTATAG GCTACAGTTGGGAAGACtataatattgaagaacattgtcaaagttcTGGAGGACATGCAAG GTTCAAAAAATGTCATACTGGAAAGAAACCCTGTGAATTTAGTCAATGTGCAAAAGCTTTTTCATATCATAGTCATCTTCGGAAGCATGAAAATATttatactggagagaaaccccatGATTGTATTCAGTATGGTGAAGCTGTTGCACACAACAGTATTCTCCAAATACTTAAAGGAACATGTGCTGGAATGAAAACCAATGAAAGTAATCAGTATGGTAAAGCCTTCACAAGTCATGGTCATcatcaaatacataaaagaacacataatgGAGAGAAAacatatgaatgtaatcaatgtggtaaagcctttaaaTATGCCAGTAATCTCAGAGTACATAAAATAGCACATtctggagaaaaaccctacaaatgtaatcaatgtgataaagctttTTCACAACATAGTAATCTTCAAATTCATGGAAGaacacattctggagagaaagcctacaaatgtaatcaatgtacTACAGACTTTGGATGTGCCAGTAATCTCCAAATatatgaaagaacacatactggcaagaaaccctacaagtgtaatcaatgtgataaagcctatTCAGAACTCAAAACTCTCAGAATACATAAAAGGatacattctggagagaaaccctacaaatgtaatcaatgtgataaagccttttcacaacATAGATATCTCCGAATACATAAAAGgacacattctggagagaaaccctacaaatgtagtcaatgtgataaagccttttatCAACACAGTCATCTccaaaggcatgaaagaacacatactggagagaaaccctacaaatgtaatcaatgtggtaaagccttttcacaatACAGTAATcttcaaatgcatgaaagaacacatactggagagaaaccctacaaatgtaagcAGTGTGATAAAGACTTTGCATGTGCCAATAATctccaaatacatgaaagaacacacactggagagaaaccctacaaatgtaatcaatgtgataaagcctttgcatatGCCAGTAATCTCAGAGTACATGAAAGagcacatactggagagaaaccctacaaatgtaatcaatgtgataaagccttttctcGACACAATCATCTCCaaaaacatgaaagaacacatactggagagaaaccctacaaatag
- the LOC102916620 gene encoding uncharacterized protein LOC102916620 isoform X1, which translates to MAGARWENPRETGEEKGEWGRCQTAILGATWNGMQTAVTYDDVHIDFTWEEWILLDPSQKNLYKNVMLETYRNLTAIGYSWEDYNIEEHCQSSGGHARFKKCHTGKKPCEFSQCAKAFSYHSHLRKHENIYTGEKPHDCIQYGEAVAHNSILQILKGTCAGMKTNESNQYGKAFTSHGHHQIHKRTHNGEKTYECNQCGKAFKYASNLRVHKIAHSGEKPYKCNQCDKAFSQHSNLQIHGRTHSGEKAYKCNQCTTDFGCASNLQIYERTHTGKKPYKCNQCDKAYSELKTLRIHKRIHSGEKPYKCNQCDKAFSQHRYLRIHKRTHSGEKPYKCSQCDKAFYQHSHLQRHERTHTGEKPYKCNQCGKAFSQYSNLQMHERTHTGEKPYKCKQCDKDFACANNLQIHERTHTGEKPYKCNQCDKAFAYASNLRVHERAHTGEKPYKCNQCDKAFSRHNHLQKHERTHTGEKPYK; encoded by the exons ACTGCAGTGACCTATGATGATGTGCATATCGACTTCACTTGGGAGGAGTGGATTTTGCTGGATCCTTCTCAGAAGAATCTCTACAAaaatgtgatgctggagacctacAGGAACCTCACTGCTATAG GCTACAGTTGGGAAGACtataatattgaagaacattgtcaaagttcTGGAGGACATGCAAG GTTCAAAAAATGTCATACTGGAAAGAAACCCTGTGAATTTAGTCAATGTGCAAAAGCTTTTTCATATCATAGTCATCTTCGGAAGCATGAAAATATttatactggagagaaaccccatGATTGTATTCAGTATGGTGAAGCTGTTGCACACAACAGTATTCTCCAAATACTTAAAGGAACATGTGCTGGAATGAAAACCAATGAAAGTAATCAGTATGGTAAAGCCTTCACAAGTCATGGTCATcatcaaatacataaaagaacacataatgGAGAGAAAacatatgaatgtaatcaatgtggtaaagcctttaaaTATGCCAGTAATCTCAGAGTACATAAAATAGCACATtctggagaaaaaccctacaaatgtaatcaatgtgataaagctttTTCACAACATAGTAATCTTCAAATTCATGGAAGaacacattctggagagaaagcctacaaatgtaatcaatgtacTACAGACTTTGGATGTGCCAGTAATCTCCAAATatatgaaagaacacatactggcaagaaaccctacaagtgtaatcaatgtgataaagcctatTCAGAACTCAAAACTCTCAGAATACATAAAAGGatacattctggagagaaaccctacaaatgtaatcaatgtgataaagccttttcacaacATAGATATCTCCGAATACATAAAAGgacacattctggagagaaaccctacaaatgtagtcaatgtgataaagccttttatCAACACAGTCATCTccaaaggcatgaaagaacacatactggagagaaaccctacaaatgtaatcaatgtggtaaagccttttcacaatACAGTAATcttcaaatgcatgaaagaacacatactggagagaaaccctacaaatgtaagcAGTGTGATAAAGACTTTGCATGTGCCAATAATctccaaatacatgaaagaacacacactggagagaaaccctacaaatgtaatcaatgtgataaagcctttgcatatGCCAGTAATCTCAGAGTACATGAAAGagcacatactggagagaaaccctacaaatgtaatcaatgtgataaagccttttctcGACACAATCATCTCCaaaaacatgaaagaacacatactggagagaaaccctacaaatag